The following are from one region of the Mustela lutreola isolate mMusLut2 chromosome 7, mMusLut2.pri, whole genome shotgun sequence genome:
- the LBHD2 gene encoding LBH domain-containing protein 2: MTAPQPAMPELSPAEEAGGPAGKALAGAREKGPQLGPRLPSIVVESPEAGSVESGELRWPPEGALRGSAQTQGAAASSLREAPGKAPEDASSKHASCKDQAPQGPQ, encoded by the exons ATGACTGCCCCCCAGCCAGCCATGCCCGAGCTAAGCCCAGCGGAGGAGGCCGGAGGCCCAGCGGGAAAG GCTTTGGCAGGTGCCCGGGAGAAGGGCCCCCAGCTGGGCCCGAGGCTGCCCTCAATTGTGGTGGAGTCCCCCGAGGCGGGCTCTGTGGAGAGCGGGGAGCTGCGCTGGCCGCCAGAGGGCGCCCTGAGGGGGTCAGCCCAGACCCAGGGCGCGGCTG CCTCCTCACTGAGGGAAGCACCCGGGAAGGCCCCGGAAGACGCCAGCAGCAAGCATGCCAGCTGCAAGGACCAGGCCCCCCAGGGCCCCCAGTAA